A region from the Euwallacea similis isolate ESF13 chromosome 23, ESF131.1, whole genome shotgun sequence genome encodes:
- the LOC136416512 gene encoding piggyBac transposable element-derived protein 4-like, producing the protein MDELDEDDIPLSQLRTRSKHIASFENMNLKGKNGHKWSTQIPKKSKRTAARNIVHFISGPKGAARDCSTLDEYFLHFFSDKILNIILEHTNAQIAIQSEKFSGHQNVSQTTKDELKAMFGILVLSAAKKDNHLSVKHMFDITISGTFYRACMSYDRFYFLLNCLRFDAKETRQERKLNDPFAHIREIWDILIETCKTSYTPSSYLTIDEQLLAFRGRCPFRMYIPNKPGKYGVKIVMVCDSSTKYILDASPYLGKKTPTNGLPLSEFYVKELTKSVHGTNRNITMDNWFTSVSLADQLLQDPYKLTMIGTIRKNKREIPNELLNGQKKTPTTLKKKKEKHVSIVLAKKDE; encoded by the exons ATGGACGAATTAGATGAGGATGATATTCCCTTATCACAATTGCGTACCCGTTCAAAACATATTGCcagtttcgaaaatatgaatCTAAAAGGGAAGAATGGCCATAAGTGGTCCACACAAATACCCAAAAAGTCCAAAAGAACAGCTGCGAGAAATATTGTACATTTTATATCCGGTCCTAAAGGCGCAGCAAGGGACTGTTCTACTTTGGACGAATactttcttcatttcttttcggacaaaattttaaatattattttggaaCATACAAATGCACAAATCGCCATACAATCGGAAAAGTTCAGCGGCCACCAGAATGTCTCCCAAACGACAAAAGATGAACTAAAAGCTATGTTCGGTATTTTAGTCCTGTCTGCTGCAAAGAAAGATAATCATTTATCAGTAAAGCATATGTTTGATATCACTATTTCGGGTACTTTTTATAGAGCATGCATGAGTTATGACCGATTTTATTTCCTGCTAAATTGCCTAAGGTTCGATGCTAAAGAAACTAGACAAGAGAGAAAACTAAATGATCCATTTGCACATATCCGAGAGATTTGGGACATTTTGATTGAAACATGTAAAACGTCATATACTCCGTCTTCATACCTCACCATTGACGAACAACTCCTAGCTTTTCGGGGACGTTGTCCATTTAGGATGTACATTCCTAATAAACCAGGGAAGTATGGAGTGAAAATTGTAATGGTGTGCGATTCTTCAACCAAATACATTTTAGATGCAAGCCcttatttgggaaaaaaaacACCGACAAATGGTTTACCACTATCCGAGTTTTATGTAAAAGAATTAACGAAGTCGGTTCACGGTACAAATCGCAATATTACCATGGACAATTGGTTCACATCAGTTTCGCTCGCTGACCAGCTACTACAAGATCCCTACAAATTAACAATGATAGGAACTATACGCAAAAATAAAAGGGAAATTCCAAATGAGTTATTGAAT GGCCAGAAGAAGACGCCAACAAccctcaagaaaaaaaaagaaaaacatgtttctATTGTCCTAGCCAAAAAAGACGAATGA